The Streptomyces sp. NBC_01775 genome includes a region encoding these proteins:
- a CDS encoding catalase, translating to MTTEAGAPVADNQNSQTAGAGGPVLVQDQHLLEKLAHFNRERIPERIVHARGAGAYGKFTVTADVTKYTRAKFLSEIGKETEVFLRFSTVAGNLGAADAVRDPRGFALKFYTEEGNYDLVGNNTPVFFIKDAIKFPDFIHTQKRDPYTGSQEPDNVWDFWGLSPESTHQVTWLHGDRGIPASYRHMDGFGSHTFQWTNEAGEVFWVKYHFKTDQGIKTLTADEADTLAGKDPDSHQRDLRESIEQGDFPTWTVSVQVMPAAEAANYRFNPFDLTKVWPHADYPTIEIGKLELNRNPRNIFAETEQSIFSPHHFVPGIGPSPDKMLQGRLFAYGDAHRYRVGINADLLPVNEPKATVARTYGRDGVMYDGRHGGAKNYEPNSFGGPAETGRASWQPLAVSGTTEDHPAPAHAEDDDFVQAGNLYRLMSEDEKQRLIDNLAGGLAAVSRDDIAQRAIENFRKADPDYGKRLEAAVQALRG from the coding sequence ATGACGACGGAAGCCGGCGCTCCGGTCGCGGACAACCAGAACAGCCAGACGGCCGGAGCCGGTGGCCCGGTGCTTGTGCAGGACCAGCACCTCCTGGAGAAGCTCGCGCACTTCAACCGCGAGCGGATCCCGGAGCGCATCGTGCACGCCCGGGGCGCGGGTGCGTACGGCAAATTCACGGTCACCGCGGACGTGACGAAGTACACCAGGGCGAAGTTCCTGTCCGAGATCGGCAAGGAGACCGAGGTCTTCCTGCGCTTCTCGACGGTGGCGGGGAACCTGGGCGCGGCCGACGCGGTGCGCGACCCCCGCGGCTTCGCCTTGAAGTTCTACACCGAAGAGGGCAACTACGACCTGGTGGGGAACAACACCCCGGTGTTCTTCATCAAGGACGCCATCAAGTTCCCCGACTTCATCCACACCCAGAAGCGCGACCCGTACACCGGCTCGCAGGAGCCGGACAACGTGTGGGACTTCTGGGGCCTGTCGCCCGAGTCGACGCACCAGGTGACCTGGCTGCACGGCGACCGCGGCATCCCCGCGTCCTACCGCCACATGGACGGCTTCGGCTCGCACACCTTCCAGTGGACGAACGAGGCCGGCGAGGTCTTCTGGGTCAAGTACCACTTCAAGACCGACCAGGGCATCAAGACCCTCACCGCCGACGAGGCCGACACGCTGGCCGGCAAGGACCCCGACAGCCACCAGCGTGACCTGCGGGAGTCCATCGAGCAGGGCGACTTCCCGACCTGGACCGTGTCTGTGCAGGTCATGCCCGCGGCGGAGGCGGCGAACTACCGCTTCAACCCGTTCGACCTGACCAAGGTCTGGCCGCACGCGGACTACCCGACGATCGAGATCGGCAAGCTGGAGTTGAACCGCAACCCGCGGAACATCTTCGCCGAGACCGAGCAGTCGATCTTCTCGCCGCACCACTTCGTGCCGGGCATCGGTCCCTCCCCGGACAAGATGCTCCAGGGCCGCCTCTTCGCCTACGGTGACGCGCACCGCTACCGCGTCGGCATCAACGCCGACCTGCTGCCGGTGAACGAGCCGAAGGCGACCGTGGCCCGCACCTACGGCCGGGACGGTGTCATGTACGACGGCCGCCACGGCGGTGCGAAGAACTACGAGCCGAACAGCTTCGGCGGCCCGGCCGAGACCGGCCGTGCGAGCTGGCAGCCCCTCGCTGTCAGCGGCACCACCGAGGACCACCCCGCCCCCGCGCACGCCGAGGACGACGACTTCGTACAGGCGGGCAACCTCTACCGGCTGATGTCGGAGGACGAGAAGCAGAGGCTGATCGACAACCTCGCGGGTGGCCTCGCGGCGGTCTCCCGCGATGACATCGCCCAGCGAGCGATCGAGAACTTCCGCAAGGCGGACCCCGACTACGGCAAGCGGCTGGAGGCCGCGGTCCAGGCCCTTCGCGGCTGA
- a CDS encoding CBS domain-containing protein, whose product MPGHVHEAMTTLILTIGPEHTLRQAAQLMSARRVGAAVVLDPDTSGLGILTERDILNSLGSGQDPDEERAHAHTTTDVVFATRAWTLDAAAEAMTRGGFRHLIVLDEREPVGVLSVRDIVRNWSDSNIPVAPDAPGTVTV is encoded by the coding sequence ATGCCCGGTCATGTCCACGAAGCGATGACCACCCTGATCCTCACCATCGGACCCGAGCACACCCTCCGCCAGGCAGCTCAGCTCATGTCGGCGCGCCGCGTGGGCGCGGCCGTCGTCCTCGACCCCGACACCAGCGGGCTCGGCATTCTCACCGAGCGCGACATCCTCAACTCACTCGGCTCGGGCCAGGACCCCGACGAGGAGCGGGCGCACGCCCACACCACCACCGACGTCGTCTTCGCCACCAGGGCCTGGACCCTGGACGCTGCGGCCGAGGCCATGACCCGCGGCGGCTTCCGACATCTGATCGTGCTCGACGAACGCGAGCCGGTGGGTGTCCTGTCGGTGCGCGACATCGTCCGGAACTGGTCGGACAGCAACATCCCGGTGGCCCCGGACGCGCCAGGGACGGTGACCGTCTGA
- the rsgA gene encoding ribosome small subunit-dependent GTPase A, with translation MRRYGKHTDEDDIRVRPSRRGTRPRTHTRPKHEDATEGLVLTVDRGRLTVLVEGRTVTAMKARELGRKGVVVGDRVAVVGDLTGARDTLARIVRVEERTSVLRRTADDNDPYERIIVANADQLAIVTALADPEPRPRMIDRCLVAAFDAGLEPLLVLTKSDLAPAGPLLEVYAPLGLRYVVTSRDELAAGPGTDAVRELMRNQITVCVGHSGVGKTTLVNALVPKRQRAVGIVNAVTGRGRHTTTSALALPLPPSASGEDGWVIDTPGVRSFGLNHVQPSRVLQAFPDLAEGAAGCPRGCGHHEQDCALDQWVADGHADPARLQSLRRLLATRESREED, from the coding sequence ATGCGCCGCTACGGCAAGCACACCGACGAGGACGACATCCGTGTCCGCCCCTCCCGCCGCGGCACCCGCCCGCGCACCCACACCCGCCCCAAGCACGAGGACGCCACCGAGGGCCTCGTCCTGACCGTCGACCGGGGCCGGCTGACGGTCCTGGTCGAGGGCCGTACGGTCACCGCGATGAAGGCCCGTGAGCTGGGCCGCAAGGGCGTGGTCGTCGGTGACAGGGTCGCGGTGGTCGGCGACCTGACCGGCGCCAGGGACACGCTGGCGCGCATCGTGCGCGTCGAGGAGCGCACCTCGGTGCTGCGCAGAACGGCGGACGACAACGACCCTTACGAGCGCATCATCGTCGCCAACGCCGACCAGCTCGCCATCGTCACGGCCCTGGCCGACCCCGAGCCGCGCCCCCGGATGATCGACCGCTGTCTGGTCGCCGCCTTCGACGCGGGCCTCGAACCGCTGCTCGTCCTCACCAAGTCCGACCTGGCCCCGGCCGGGCCGCTGCTGGAGGTCTATGCCCCGCTGGGCCTGCGCTACGTGGTCACCAGCAGGGACGAGCTGGCCGCGGGGCCGGGCACGGACGCCGTCCGCGAGCTGATGCGCAATCAGATCACTGTGTGCGTAGGGCACAGCGGAGTCGGCAAGACGACGCTGGTCAACGCGCTGGTTCCGAAGCGCCAGCGCGCCGTGGGCATCGTCAACGCCGTGACGGGGCGCGGGCGGCACACCACCACCTCGGCGCTCGCCCTTCCGCTGCCGCCCTCCGCTTCCGGCGAGGACGGCTGGGTCATCGACACTCCGGGCGTGCGCTCCTTCGGTCTGAATCACGTTCAACCGTCGCGGGTCCTCCAGGCGTTCCCCGACCTGGCGGAGGGCGCCGCCGGGTGCCCTCGCGGGTGCGGTCACCACGAGCAGGACTGTGCGCTGGACCAATGGGTCGCCGACGGCCACGCGGATCCCGCCCGTCTCCAGTCGCTGCGCCGCCTGTTGGCGACGCGCGAGAGCCGCGAAGAGGATTGA
- a CDS encoding DMT family transporter, whose amino-acid sequence MAWLLVIVAGLLETGFAVCLKLSHGFTRLWPTVAFCAFALGSFGLLTLALRRLDVGPAYAVWTGIGAAGTAIYGMVLLGDVVSTLKLVSISLVIIGVIGLQLSGSAH is encoded by the coding sequence ATGGCGTGGCTGCTGGTCATCGTCGCAGGGCTGCTGGAGACGGGCTTCGCGGTGTGTCTGAAGCTCTCCCACGGCTTTACCCGTCTTTGGCCGACAGTCGCCTTCTGCGCCTTCGCGCTCGGCAGCTTCGGGCTCTTGACCCTGGCCCTGCGCCGGCTGGACGTCGGCCCCGCATATGCCGTCTGGACGGGCATCGGCGCGGCAGGCACCGCCATCTACGGAATGGTCCTGCTCGGCGATGTGGTCTCCACGCTGAAGCTGGTCTCCATCAGCCTGGTCATCATAGGCGTCATCGGCCTCCAGCTCTCCGGCAGCGCCCACTGA
- a CDS encoding TetR/AcrR family transcriptional regulator, with product MPTARETLLEAAHAAVRARPWAGVRMVDVAAAAGVSRQTLYNEFGSKEGLGAALVNRLVEDFLDGTARAVAEAGRDGADPAACCAAAAHWMLRAAREEPIVHAALTGCWGARMPLPPGSALPPGSGPGIAGEPARLALLLRHRAISGLEEVGWLPVGGPASGAAHNGATGVGPMAAGAGQRELERAYETGLRVALSYVVAPGEEPDEEPCGRIDEIVRALLGSG from the coding sequence ATGCCTACTGCACGCGAGACCTTGCTGGAAGCCGCCCATGCGGCGGTCAGGGCGCGGCCCTGGGCGGGGGTCCGGATGGTCGATGTGGCCGCTGCCGCCGGTGTGTCGCGGCAGACCCTCTACAACGAGTTCGGAAGTAAGGAGGGCCTTGGCGCGGCGCTCGTCAACCGGCTGGTAGAGGACTTCCTGGACGGCACGGCGCGTGCCGTCGCCGAGGCGGGGCGCGACGGCGCGGACCCCGCGGCCTGCTGCGCGGCTGCCGCGCACTGGATGCTGCGTGCGGCCCGCGAGGAGCCGATCGTCCACGCGGCGCTCACCGGATGCTGGGGCGCGCGGATGCCGCTGCCGCCGGGGAGCGCGCTGCCGCCGGGGAGCGGCCCGGGGATCGCCGGGGAGCCCGCGCGGCTCGCCCTTTTACTGCGCCACCGGGCGATCTCCGGGCTGGAGGAGGTGGGGTGGCTCCCGGTCGGCGGCCCGGCGAGCGGTGCCGCGCACAACGGCGCGACGGGCGTGGGGCCGATGGCGGCGGGGGCCGGGCAGCGAGAGCTTGAGCGGGCCTACGAGACGGGGTTACGGGTCGCCCTGTCGTACGTCGTCGCACCGGGGGAGGAGCCGGACGAGGAGCCGTGCGGGCGGATCGACGAGATCGTCAGGGCGTTGCTGGGGAGTGGTTAG
- the hisN gene encoding histidinol-phosphatase, with protein sequence MPDYHDDLRLAHVLADAADAATMERFKALDLKVETKPDMTPVSEADKAAEELIRTSLQRTRPRDSVLGEEFGSEGHGPRRWVIDPIDGTKNYVRGVPVWATLIALTELGEGGDRPVVGVVSAPALHRRWWAALGGGAYTGRSLTKATRIGVSQVAEVRDASFAYSSLHGWEERGMLGGFMDLSRDCWRTRGYGDFWPYMMVAEGSVDMCAEPELSLWDMAASAIIVEEAGGVFTGLDGNPGPHSGNAAASNGLLHEAMLSYLTS encoded by the coding sequence ATGCCGGACTACCACGATGATCTGCGTCTCGCCCACGTGCTGGCCGACGCCGCCGACGCCGCGACCATGGAGCGGTTCAAGGCTCTCGACCTCAAGGTCGAGACCAAGCCCGACATGACGCCGGTGAGCGAGGCCGACAAGGCGGCCGAGGAGCTGATCCGCACCTCGCTCCAGCGCACCCGCCCGCGGGACTCGGTCCTGGGCGAGGAGTTCGGCTCCGAGGGCCACGGCCCCCGCCGCTGGGTCATCGACCCGATCGACGGAACGAAGAACTACGTGCGCGGCGTCCCGGTGTGGGCGACGCTGATCGCGCTGACCGAGCTGGGCGAGGGCGGCGACCGCCCGGTGGTCGGCGTCGTCTCGGCGCCCGCGCTCCACCGCCGCTGGTGGGCCGCATTGGGCGGTGGCGCCTACACCGGCCGCAGCCTGACCAAGGCGACCCGCATCGGGGTCTCGCAGGTCGCGGAGGTACGGGACGCCTCGTTCGCCTACTCCTCGCTGCACGGCTGGGAGGAGCGGGGCATGCTGGGCGGCTTCATGGATCTGTCGCGGGATTGCTGGCGCACGCGCGGCTACGGCGACTTCTGGCCGTACATGATGGTCGCCGAAGGCTCCGTGGACATGTGCGCGGAGCCCGAGCTGTCGCTGTGGGACATGGCCGCGAGCGCGATCATCGTGGAGGAGGCGGGCGGCGTCTTCACCGGCCTGGACGGAAACCCGGGCCCGCACAGCGGGAACGCGGCGGCGTCCAACGGCCTGCTGCACGAGGCGATGCTCAGCTACCTGACGTCATAG
- a CDS encoding Fur family transcriptional regulator: MSDLLERLRDRGWRLTAQRRVVAEVLDGDHVHYTADEVHARATERLPEIARATVYNTLSELVAIGEVLEVSTDGRAKRYDPNARHTHQHLVCSHCGTIRDVHPTGDPLAALPEAERYGFAIADATVTYRGTCPNCAGS, from the coding sequence ATGAGTGACCTGCTGGAACGGCTCCGTGATCGCGGCTGGCGCCTCACCGCGCAGCGGCGAGTCGTCGCCGAGGTACTCGACGGCGACCATGTGCACTACACCGCCGACGAGGTCCACGCCCGCGCGACCGAGCGCCTCCCGGAGATCGCCCGTGCGACGGTCTACAACACGCTCAGCGAGCTGGTCGCCATCGGCGAAGTCCTCGAAGTGAGCACCGACGGCCGCGCGAAACGCTACGACCCGAACGCGCGCCACACCCACCAGCACCTGGTCTGCTCCCACTGCGGGACGATCCGCGACGTCCACCCCACGGGTGACCCGCTGGCCGCCCTCCCGGAGGCCGAGCGCTACGGCTTCGCCATCGCGGACGCCACCGTCACCTACCGCGGCACCTGCCCGAACTGCGCCGGGTCCTAG